A DNA window from Pogona vitticeps strain Pit_001003342236 chromosome 2, PviZW2.1, whole genome shotgun sequence contains the following coding sequences:
- the LOC110091471 gene encoding uncharacterized protein LOC110091471 isoform X1, producing MEGRRGKKEASEMPSGLPLLDGTVEEISLQTHQLVSFEDVVVYFRKGEWDLLDPSQKDLYKEVTLENYRNVALLGSVMATEPGFRSSPAGVRLEKMAVHLAKLESIEEVAVTFTQQEWNLLAPSQRALYKEVMLEIHGMVTSLAIPKPDLIFSLEEGDDPFVQDSAEHWRWAGACLGVGQEDEHCQKVPLLSWKVTKPKEGRQIFGNPEGPENQMEKEYKKGKQKSSGSQGTDGKSKSYGTIQSESEQYHCMDLRKYLTDSGAFSDQNSSKGNNPCKCMECGKSFSCNSILVIHQRIHTGEKPYKCMTCGKSFSQKGNLRKHQKNHTGEKPYKCLECGKNFSYQGNLRKHQRVHTGEKTYKCMECGKTFCQKRFLKQHEMIHTGDMPYKCTECGKSFSQKEQFKRHLSMHTGEKPYKCMECGKSFHQSSTLTTHQRYHTGEKPYKCVECGRSFCHEWFLRQHEMIHTGEKPYKCMECGKSFNRKVHFNRHLSIHTGEKPHKCMECGKRFYHSSALTAHQSTHSGEKPYKCMECGKGFCRSSALTTHQRIHTGEKPYKCMECGKSFSTKEAHRRHQRLHTGEKPYECTECGKNFSRKCTLTRHQRVHTGEKPHKCMRCGKRFIDKVMLMRHQSFHTGEKPYKCQECGKSFSLKTDLRLHQRTHTGEKPHKCMECGKRFAYEWILRQHQSIHTGEKPYKCIECKKSFRHKWTLRQHQRIHTGEKPHKCLDCGKSFRQKGNLSLHQRLHTGDKPYGCTECGKSFSQKGQLRLHQRTHTGEKPYKCIPCGKGYCKKTALKQHQRIHREEMA from the exons GCTTCAGAGATGCCATCTGGGTTGCCCCTCCTGGATGGTACAGTAGAGGAAATAAGCTTGCAGACACATCAG CTGGTGTCCTTTGAAGATGTGGTTGTATATTTCAGGAAGGGAGAATGGGATCTCCTGGATCCAAGCCAAAAAGATTTGTATAAGGAGGTCACGTTGGAGAACTACAGGAACGTGGCCTTGCTGG GGAGTGTGATGGCAACAGAGCCGGGCTTTAGATCATCACCTGCTGGTGTTAGACTGGAGAAAATGGCTGTACATCTGGCTAAG CTCGAGTCCATCGAGGAGGTGGCAGTGACTTTCACCCAGCAGGAGTGGAATCTCCTAGCTCCCAGCCAAAGAGCTCTGTATAAGGAAGTCATGCTGGAGATCCATGGGATGGTAACCTCTCTAG CCATTCCCAAACCAGACCTCATCTTCTCGCTGGAAGAAGGGGACGATCCATTTGTCCAGGACTCTGCGGAGCATTGGAGATGGGCAGGCGCCTGCTTAG GTGTTGGTCAGGAAGATGAACACTGCCAGAAGGTACCTCTTCTGTCATGGAAAGTTACGAAAcccaaggaaggaagacagatatTTGGAAATCCAGAAGGGCCAGAGAATCAAATGGAGAAGGAGtacaagaaaggaaagcaaaaatccTCTGGTTCTCAGGGGACAGATGGCAAATCAAAGAGCTATGGCACAATCCAGTCAGAATCAGAACAGTATCACTGCATGGATCTTAGAAAATATTTAACGGACAGCGGAGCATTTTCAGATCAAAACAGCAGCAAAGGGAATAATCCAtgtaaatgtatggaatgtgggaaaagcttcagttgTAATTCTATCCTTGTtatacatcaaagaattcatacgggagagaaaccatataaatgcatgacatgtggaaaaagcttcagtcagaaagGGAATCTTAGGAAGCATCAGAAAaatcacacaggagagaaaccctataaatgcttggagtgtggaaagaactttagttACCAAGGGAATCTTAGGAAACATCAGAGGGTTCACACAGGGGAAAAGacatacaaatgcatggaatgtggaaagaccttctgCCAGAAACGGTTCCTTAAGCAGCATGAAATGATTCACACAGGAGATATGCCATATAAATGTACtgagtgtggaaaaagcttcagtcagaaagAACAGTTTAAGCGGCATCTAAGCatgcacacaggggagaagccatataaatgcatggagtgtggaaagagcttccatcAGAGCTCCACCCTTACTACCCATCAAAGGtatcacacaggggagaaaccatataaatgcgtaGAGTGTGGAAGGAGCTTCTGCCATGAATGGTTCCTTAGGCAGCATGAAatgattcacacaggggagaaaccctataaatgcatggagtgtggaaaaagcttcaatcGGAAAGTGCATTTTAACCGGCATCTAAGCATTCACACCggagagaagccacataaatgcatggaatgtggaaaaaggtTCTATCACAGCTCTGCTCTTACTGCACATCAAAGTACTCACagtggagagaaaccatataaatgcatggaatgtggaaagggcttctgTCGGAGCTCCGCCCTTACtacacatcaaaggattcacacaggggagaaaccatataaatgtatggagtgtggaaagagcttcagtacaAAAGAGGCCCATAGGAGGCATCAGAGgcttcacacaggggagaaaccttatgaatgtacagaatgtggaaagaacttctcTAGGAAATGCACCCTTACGCGGCATCAGAGGgttcacacgggagagaaacctcataaatgcatgaGGTGTGGAAAGAGATTCATTGATAAAGTGATGCTTATGAGGCATCAAAGTtttcacacgggggagaaaccctataaatgccaggagtgtggaaagagtttcagtctgAAAACAGATCTTAGGTTGCATCAGAGAACGCACACAGGTGAaaaaccacataagtgcatggagtgtggaaagagattTGCTTATGAATGGATTCTTAGGCAGCATCAAAgtattcacacaggagagaaaccctataaatgcatagaatgtaaAAAGAGCTTCCGTCATAAGTGGACCCTTAGGCAGCATCAAAgaattcatacaggggagaagccTCATAAATGCCTGgactgtggaaagagtttcagacAGAAAGGGAACCTTAGCCTGCATCAAAGGCTTCACACAGGGGACAAACCTTATGGATgtacagaatgtggaaagagtttcagtcaaaaAGGGCAACTTAGattgcatcaaagaactcacacaggggagaaaccatataaatgcataccATGTGGAAAGGGATACTGTAAGAAAACAGCCCTTAAGCAGCACCAGAGGATTCACAGAGAGGAGATGGcatag
- the LOC110091471 gene encoding uncharacterized protein LOC110091471 isoform X2 translates to MPSGLPLLDGTVEEISLQTHQLVSFEDVVVYFRKGEWDLLDPSQKDLYKEVTLENYRNVALLGSVMATEPGFRSSPAGVRLEKMAVHLAKLESIEEVAVTFTQQEWNLLAPSQRALYKEVMLEIHGMVTSLAIPKPDLIFSLEEGDDPFVQDSAEHWRWAGACLGVGQEDEHCQKVPLLSWKVTKPKEGRQIFGNPEGPENQMEKEYKKGKQKSSGSQGTDGKSKSYGTIQSESEQYHCMDLRKYLTDSGAFSDQNSSKGNNPCKCMECGKSFSCNSILVIHQRIHTGEKPYKCMTCGKSFSQKGNLRKHQKNHTGEKPYKCLECGKNFSYQGNLRKHQRVHTGEKTYKCMECGKTFCQKRFLKQHEMIHTGDMPYKCTECGKSFSQKEQFKRHLSMHTGEKPYKCMECGKSFHQSSTLTTHQRYHTGEKPYKCVECGRSFCHEWFLRQHEMIHTGEKPYKCMECGKSFNRKVHFNRHLSIHTGEKPHKCMECGKRFYHSSALTAHQSTHSGEKPYKCMECGKGFCRSSALTTHQRIHTGEKPYKCMECGKSFSTKEAHRRHQRLHTGEKPYECTECGKNFSRKCTLTRHQRVHTGEKPHKCMRCGKRFIDKVMLMRHQSFHTGEKPYKCQECGKSFSLKTDLRLHQRTHTGEKPHKCMECGKRFAYEWILRQHQSIHTGEKPYKCIECKKSFRHKWTLRQHQRIHTGEKPHKCLDCGKSFRQKGNLSLHQRLHTGDKPYGCTECGKSFSQKGQLRLHQRTHTGEKPYKCIPCGKGYCKKTALKQHQRIHREEMA, encoded by the exons ATGCCATCTGGGTTGCCCCTCCTGGATGGTACAGTAGAGGAAATAAGCTTGCAGACACATCAG CTGGTGTCCTTTGAAGATGTGGTTGTATATTTCAGGAAGGGAGAATGGGATCTCCTGGATCCAAGCCAAAAAGATTTGTATAAGGAGGTCACGTTGGAGAACTACAGGAACGTGGCCTTGCTGG GGAGTGTGATGGCAACAGAGCCGGGCTTTAGATCATCACCTGCTGGTGTTAGACTGGAGAAAATGGCTGTACATCTGGCTAAG CTCGAGTCCATCGAGGAGGTGGCAGTGACTTTCACCCAGCAGGAGTGGAATCTCCTAGCTCCCAGCCAAAGAGCTCTGTATAAGGAAGTCATGCTGGAGATCCATGGGATGGTAACCTCTCTAG CCATTCCCAAACCAGACCTCATCTTCTCGCTGGAAGAAGGGGACGATCCATTTGTCCAGGACTCTGCGGAGCATTGGAGATGGGCAGGCGCCTGCTTAG GTGTTGGTCAGGAAGATGAACACTGCCAGAAGGTACCTCTTCTGTCATGGAAAGTTACGAAAcccaaggaaggaagacagatatTTGGAAATCCAGAAGGGCCAGAGAATCAAATGGAGAAGGAGtacaagaaaggaaagcaaaaatccTCTGGTTCTCAGGGGACAGATGGCAAATCAAAGAGCTATGGCACAATCCAGTCAGAATCAGAACAGTATCACTGCATGGATCTTAGAAAATATTTAACGGACAGCGGAGCATTTTCAGATCAAAACAGCAGCAAAGGGAATAATCCAtgtaaatgtatggaatgtgggaaaagcttcagttgTAATTCTATCCTTGTtatacatcaaagaattcatacgggagagaaaccatataaatgcatgacatgtggaaaaagcttcagtcagaaagGGAATCTTAGGAAGCATCAGAAAaatcacacaggagagaaaccctataaatgcttggagtgtggaaagaactttagttACCAAGGGAATCTTAGGAAACATCAGAGGGTTCACACAGGGGAAAAGacatacaaatgcatggaatgtggaaagaccttctgCCAGAAACGGTTCCTTAAGCAGCATGAAATGATTCACACAGGAGATATGCCATATAAATGTACtgagtgtggaaaaagcttcagtcagaaagAACAGTTTAAGCGGCATCTAAGCatgcacacaggggagaagccatataaatgcatggagtgtggaaagagcttccatcAGAGCTCCACCCTTACTACCCATCAAAGGtatcacacaggggagaaaccatataaatgcgtaGAGTGTGGAAGGAGCTTCTGCCATGAATGGTTCCTTAGGCAGCATGAAatgattcacacaggggagaaaccctataaatgcatggagtgtggaaaaagcttcaatcGGAAAGTGCATTTTAACCGGCATCTAAGCATTCACACCggagagaagccacataaatgcatggaatgtggaaaaaggtTCTATCACAGCTCTGCTCTTACTGCACATCAAAGTACTCACagtggagagaaaccatataaatgcatggaatgtggaaagggcttctgTCGGAGCTCCGCCCTTACtacacatcaaaggattcacacaggggagaaaccatataaatgtatggagtgtggaaagagcttcagtacaAAAGAGGCCCATAGGAGGCATCAGAGgcttcacacaggggagaaaccttatgaatgtacagaatgtggaaagaacttctcTAGGAAATGCACCCTTACGCGGCATCAGAGGgttcacacgggagagaaacctcataaatgcatgaGGTGTGGAAAGAGATTCATTGATAAAGTGATGCTTATGAGGCATCAAAGTtttcacacgggggagaaaccctataaatgccaggagtgtggaaagagtttcagtctgAAAACAGATCTTAGGTTGCATCAGAGAACGCACACAGGTGAaaaaccacataagtgcatggagtgtggaaagagattTGCTTATGAATGGATTCTTAGGCAGCATCAAAgtattcacacaggagagaaaccctataaatgcatagaatgtaaAAAGAGCTTCCGTCATAAGTGGACCCTTAGGCAGCATCAAAgaattcatacaggggagaagccTCATAAATGCCTGgactgtggaaagagtttcagacAGAAAGGGAACCTTAGCCTGCATCAAAGGCTTCACACAGGGGACAAACCTTATGGATgtacagaatgtggaaagagtttcagtcaaaaAGGGCAACTTAGattgcatcaaagaactcacacaggggagaaaccatataaatgcataccATGTGGAAAGGGATACTGTAAGAAAACAGCCCTTAAGCAGCACCAGAGGATTCACAGAGAGGAGATGGcatag
- the LOC110091471 gene encoding uncharacterized protein LOC110091471 isoform X3 yields MATEPGFRSSPAGVRLEKMAVHLAKLESIEEVAVTFTQQEWNLLAPSQRALYKEVMLEIHGMVTSLAIPKPDLIFSLEEGDDPFVQDSAEHWRWAGACLGVGQEDEHCQKVPLLSWKVTKPKEGRQIFGNPEGPENQMEKEYKKGKQKSSGSQGTDGKSKSYGTIQSESEQYHCMDLRKYLTDSGAFSDQNSSKGNNPCKCMECGKSFSCNSILVIHQRIHTGEKPYKCMTCGKSFSQKGNLRKHQKNHTGEKPYKCLECGKNFSYQGNLRKHQRVHTGEKTYKCMECGKTFCQKRFLKQHEMIHTGDMPYKCTECGKSFSQKEQFKRHLSMHTGEKPYKCMECGKSFHQSSTLTTHQRYHTGEKPYKCVECGRSFCHEWFLRQHEMIHTGEKPYKCMECGKSFNRKVHFNRHLSIHTGEKPHKCMECGKRFYHSSALTAHQSTHSGEKPYKCMECGKGFCRSSALTTHQRIHTGEKPYKCMECGKSFSTKEAHRRHQRLHTGEKPYECTECGKNFSRKCTLTRHQRVHTGEKPHKCMRCGKRFIDKVMLMRHQSFHTGEKPYKCQECGKSFSLKTDLRLHQRTHTGEKPHKCMECGKRFAYEWILRQHQSIHTGEKPYKCIECKKSFRHKWTLRQHQRIHTGEKPHKCLDCGKSFRQKGNLSLHQRLHTGDKPYGCTECGKSFSQKGQLRLHQRTHTGEKPYKCIPCGKGYCKKTALKQHQRIHREEMA; encoded by the exons ATGGCAACAGAGCCGGGCTTTAGATCATCACCTGCTGGTGTTAGACTGGAGAAAATGGCTGTACATCTGGCTAAG CTCGAGTCCATCGAGGAGGTGGCAGTGACTTTCACCCAGCAGGAGTGGAATCTCCTAGCTCCCAGCCAAAGAGCTCTGTATAAGGAAGTCATGCTGGAGATCCATGGGATGGTAACCTCTCTAG CCATTCCCAAACCAGACCTCATCTTCTCGCTGGAAGAAGGGGACGATCCATTTGTCCAGGACTCTGCGGAGCATTGGAGATGGGCAGGCGCCTGCTTAG GTGTTGGTCAGGAAGATGAACACTGCCAGAAGGTACCTCTTCTGTCATGGAAAGTTACGAAAcccaaggaaggaagacagatatTTGGAAATCCAGAAGGGCCAGAGAATCAAATGGAGAAGGAGtacaagaaaggaaagcaaaaatccTCTGGTTCTCAGGGGACAGATGGCAAATCAAAGAGCTATGGCACAATCCAGTCAGAATCAGAACAGTATCACTGCATGGATCTTAGAAAATATTTAACGGACAGCGGAGCATTTTCAGATCAAAACAGCAGCAAAGGGAATAATCCAtgtaaatgtatggaatgtgggaaaagcttcagttgTAATTCTATCCTTGTtatacatcaaagaattcatacgggagagaaaccatataaatgcatgacatgtggaaaaagcttcagtcagaaagGGAATCTTAGGAAGCATCAGAAAaatcacacaggagagaaaccctataaatgcttggagtgtggaaagaactttagttACCAAGGGAATCTTAGGAAACATCAGAGGGTTCACACAGGGGAAAAGacatacaaatgcatggaatgtggaaagaccttctgCCAGAAACGGTTCCTTAAGCAGCATGAAATGATTCACACAGGAGATATGCCATATAAATGTACtgagtgtggaaaaagcttcagtcagaaagAACAGTTTAAGCGGCATCTAAGCatgcacacaggggagaagccatataaatgcatggagtgtggaaagagcttccatcAGAGCTCCACCCTTACTACCCATCAAAGGtatcacacaggggagaaaccatataaatgcgtaGAGTGTGGAAGGAGCTTCTGCCATGAATGGTTCCTTAGGCAGCATGAAatgattcacacaggggagaaaccctataaatgcatggagtgtggaaaaagcttcaatcGGAAAGTGCATTTTAACCGGCATCTAAGCATTCACACCggagagaagccacataaatgcatggaatgtggaaaaaggtTCTATCACAGCTCTGCTCTTACTGCACATCAAAGTACTCACagtggagagaaaccatataaatgcatggaatgtggaaagggcttctgTCGGAGCTCCGCCCTTACtacacatcaaaggattcacacaggggagaaaccatataaatgtatggagtgtggaaagagcttcagtacaAAAGAGGCCCATAGGAGGCATCAGAGgcttcacacaggggagaaaccttatgaatgtacagaatgtggaaagaacttctcTAGGAAATGCACCCTTACGCGGCATCAGAGGgttcacacgggagagaaacctcataaatgcatgaGGTGTGGAAAGAGATTCATTGATAAAGTGATGCTTATGAGGCATCAAAGTtttcacacgggggagaaaccctataaatgccaggagtgtggaaagagtttcagtctgAAAACAGATCTTAGGTTGCATCAGAGAACGCACACAGGTGAaaaaccacataagtgcatggagtgtggaaagagattTGCTTATGAATGGATTCTTAGGCAGCATCAAAgtattcacacaggagagaaaccctataaatgcatagaatgtaaAAAGAGCTTCCGTCATAAGTGGACCCTTAGGCAGCATCAAAgaattcatacaggggagaagccTCATAAATGCCTGgactgtggaaagagtttcagacAGAAAGGGAACCTTAGCCTGCATCAAAGGCTTCACACAGGGGACAAACCTTATGGATgtacagaatgtggaaagagtttcagtcaaaaAGGGCAACTTAGattgcatcaaagaactcacacaggggagaaaccatataaatgcataccATGTGGAAAGGGATACTGTAAGAAAACAGCCCTTAAGCAGCACCAGAGGATTCACAGAGAGGAGATGGcatag